In a genomic window of Rhododendron vialii isolate Sample 1 chromosome 12a, ASM3025357v1:
- the LOC131310961 gene encoding protein phosphatase 1 regulatory subunit INH3 yields MENRRSMAGSTTTITSQLGPSALPTTTTTTLTLDHSSPSPSSSQPREILTMELKKKNKKKKVTWKEGTVDNEFLQKKSSKKCCIFHKDKPFDDDDSEDDDFRSPDKDQGHGHDHGDGCC; encoded by the coding sequence ATGGAGAATCGCAGATCCATGGCGGGATCAACGACCACCATCACAAGTCAATTGGGACCTTCCGccctccccaccaccaccaccacaaccctaaccctagatcacTCCTCTCCGTCCCCTTCCTCTTCCCAGCCGCGGGAAATCCTAACCATGGAActcaagaagaagaacaagaagaagaaggtgaccTGGAAGGAAGGCACCGTCGACAACGAGTTCCTCCAGAAGAAGAGCTCCAAGAAATGCTGCATATTCCACAAAGACAAGCCCTTCGACGACGACGACAGCGAAGACGACGACTTTCGTAGCCCCGACAAAGACCAAGGCCACGGCCACGATCACGGAGACGGTTGCTGTTAG
- the LOC131309561 gene encoding uncharacterized protein LOC131309561, which yields MSKTIQSSWAWRSIVWARELIDKGWRWQVHSGNEIRVWEDPWLPRYTNCKIDKHTLRRNDIEKVADLIDPSTKTCKVALVREVFSKEDADHILSIPISYSNRRDRKIWHPSPNGSFSVKSAYRLAREGTDICGNIHMGQTSSSSVLPTVWKKLWGLQIHPKLRANSDSTQYALVVARRRNLSRMFCFGVRLIHSPFRLRPEELLDCRNMTDWWDCIQERINQSHMPPFSLGMALLYCWWIWRARNDFIFNGKCWATEAVSGKVQGDFFEFQDANSKVLSPLSRSTRNGTLVWQRPGMNVTKINVDGAVSRSSNSIGTGAIARGNDGKVLGIFLSIHTGITSSRIAEAMAIRDGLKLGIDLNLSKVVIESDAEAIVRKCSTSLDPPIDIAAIIFDCLALKELFSSCEFGFVKRDCNRATHCCAQKALLNGWSGMWTSILPPWGFQLSDV from the exons ATGAGCAAAACAAT TCAATCTTCTTGGGCATGGAGGAGTATTGTATGGGCTCGGGAATTAATTGACAAGGGTTGGAGGTGGCAAGTTCATTCTGGAAACGAGATTCGTGTGTGGGAAGATCCTTGGCTCCCAAGATATACGAATTGCAAAATTGACAAGCACACGCTGAGGAGGAATGATATAGAGAAAGTGGCTGACTTGATCGATCCTAGCACTAAAACTTGTAAGGTTGCCTTGGTTCGTGAGGTTTTTAGTAAAGAGGATGCCGACCATATTCTCTCTATTCCGATAAGCTATTCAAATCGTCGGGACCGCAAGATTTGGCACCCATCACCAAATGGTTCTTTCTCTGTCAAGTCGGCTTACCGACTTGCTAGGGAGGGGACTGATATTTGTGGGAACATTCACATGGGTCAAACGAGCTCATCCAGTGTCCTTCCTACTGTTTGGAAGAAGTTGTGGGGACTACAAATCCATCCGAAG TTGCGCGCAAATTCAGATTCAACCCAGTATGCTCTCGTTGTGGCAAGGCGGAGGAATCTATCTCGCATGTTTTGTTTCGGTGTGAGGTTGATTCATTCTCCGTTTCGTTTAAGACCTGAAGAGCTTCTTGATTGCAGAAACATGACAGATTGGTGGGATTGTATTCAAGAACGTATCAATCAAAGTCATATGCCTCCTTTCTCATTAGGTATGGCTCTCCTTTATTGTTGGTGGATTTGGCGAGCTagaaatgattttatttttaatggtaAATGTTGGGCTACGGAAGCAGTTAGTGGTAAAGTGCAAGGAGATTTCTTTGAGTTTCAGGATGCTAACTCTAAGGTTCTATCACCTTTGTCGAGATCTACTCGTAATGGGACCTTAGTGTGGCAGCGTCCTGGGATGAATGTAACCAAGATTAATGTGGATGGTGCTGTCTCTAGGAGTTCGAATTCTATTGGTACAGGAGCAATAGCTCGAGGTAATGATGGCAAGGTCCTTGGTATCTTCTTGAGTATTCACACTGGTATTACTTCATCAAGAATTGCTGAGGCCATGGCTATTCGAGATGGTTTGAAGCTAGGGATTGATCTTAATCTTTCTAAAGTGGTTATTGAATCGGATGCGGAGGCGATAGTGAGGAAATGTTCTACTTCTCTAGATCCACCTATTGATATAGCGGCTATTATTTTTGATTGTTTAGCTCTGAAAGAATTATTTTCTTCCTGTGAGTTTGGTTTTGTTAAACGTGATTGTAATCGGGCTACACATTGTTGTGCTCAAAAGGCTCTTTTGAATGGATGGTCCGGTATGTGGACTTCCATTTTGCCCCCATGGGGTTTCCAACTGTCTGATGTTTAG
- the LOC131309562 gene encoding uncharacterized protein LOC131309562, producing MSLVLRCVHVSTSPIMVKEFFLKFLKVDDTTGMRLFGELQEALVSLEFDVGNLREQGYDNGSNMKGKNKGMQTRVLALNPRAFYTPCGCHNLNIVLCDMANSSSKAKTFFGVVQRIYVLFASSIQRWVVLKDNVEGFTVKQLSQTCWESRIESVKSLRHHAPPIRDALVILANTTTEAMAKSEAKSLVTHELKNFEYLFCITIWYNLLFAANSVSKLLQSEDMDIDVAVKQLKGLSTYFERYKEIDFKEAMVEAKEMASEMRVEPLFVEERIICRMKQFDEDVSKEVTQSVEESFRVNYLLYIVDKGLLSLKNRFEQFRVYEANFGFLFNLKKTNDESLKSCCENLERFLKHDRVSNINGRELSLELKDLKDGLPKEVNKLIEVLNHLKTMDNCFPNS from the coding sequence ATGTCTCTTGTTTTGCGATGTGTGCATGTTTCAACGAGTCCAATTATggtgaaagagttttttttgaaattcttgaaggTGGATGATACAACAGGAATGAGACTTTTTGGTGAACTTCAAGAAGCATTAGTTAGCCTTGAATTTGATGTTGGTAACTTAAGAGAACAAGGATATGACAATGGTTCTAacatgaaaggaaaaaacaaaggcATGCAAACAAGAGTACTTGCACTTAATCCTAGAGCATTCTACACGCCATGTGGTTGTCATAATCTCAATATTGTGCTTTGTGATATGGCCAACTCTTCCTCTAAAGCAAAAACTTTCTTTGGTGTGGTACAACGGatatatgttttgtttgcaTCTTCCATTCAACGATGGGTTGTTTTGAAAGATAATGTGGAAGGTTTCACGGTTAAGCAATTGTCACAAACGTGTTGGGAAAGTCGCATTGAAAGTGTTAAATCACTAAGGCACCATGCTCCACCAATAAGAGATGCTTTAGTTATCTTGGCAAATACTACCACAGAGGCGATGGCAAAGAGTGAAGCTAAGTCCCTAGTTACTCATGAACTTAAGAATTTTGAGTACTTGTTTTGCATTACTATTTGGTATAATTTGTTGTTTGCTGCTAACTCCGTTAGCAAGCTCCTTCAAAGTGAAGATATGGATATAGATGTTGCTGTAAAGCAATTAAAAGGACTTAGTACCTATTTTGAAAGGTACAAAGAAATTGATTTCAAGGAGGCAATGGTTGAAGCTAAAGAAATGGCAAGTGAAATGAGAGTTGAACCTTTATTTGTTGAAGAGCGCATTATTTGCAGAATGAAACAATTTGACGAGGATGTTAGTAAAGAAGTGACCCAATCAGTTGAAGAATCCTTCAGAGTTAATTACTTATTGTATATAGTTGACAAAGGTCTTTTGTCACTCAAGAATAGGTTTGAGCAATTCAGAGTATATGAGGCAAACTTTGGCTTTTTGTTTAACTTGAAAAAGACTAACGATGAATCTTTGAAGTCTTGCTGTGAGAACCTTGAAAGATTTTTAAAACATGATAGGGTTTCAAATATTAACGGAAGAGAGTTATCTTTGGAGCTGAAAGACTTGAAAGATGGATTGCCAAAGGAAGTCAACAAACTAATTGAAGTGCTCAATCATTTGAAGACTATGGACAATTGTTTTCCAAATTCATGA